A window from Hymenobacter volaticus encodes these proteins:
- a CDS encoding DUF2238 domain-containing protein yields the protein MSDTLTLSATPQSHWFPKLLLALYAVEFIVLGINPVERGTWWAENVPIFLIVVALVVLYLRGVRFSNLAYALMSVLLFMHTVGGHYTFEKVPFDWFNNLFGFKRNMYDRVAHFSVGFYAYAIIELTDHYGTIRNRVISYLFPLCVIGTVAMAYELIEWVYAEVAGGDAGAAFLGSQGDIWDAQKDMLADTSGAVFALLLYALFHRRREVSA from the coding sequence ATGAGCGACACGCTTACGCTTTCAGCAACGCCACAATCGCACTGGTTTCCGAAGCTATTGCTCGCCTTGTACGCCGTAGAATTTATTGTACTAGGCATCAACCCCGTGGAACGCGGCACTTGGTGGGCCGAAAACGTGCCTATTTTCTTGATTGTGGTAGCCTTGGTGGTTTTGTACCTGCGCGGAGTTCGATTCTCGAACCTAGCGTATGCTTTGATGAGCGTACTGTTGTTTATGCACACCGTGGGCGGGCACTACACGTTTGAAAAAGTGCCGTTCGATTGGTTCAATAACTTGTTCGGCTTCAAGCGCAACATGTACGACCGGGTAGCACACTTTTCGGTGGGCTTCTATGCTTACGCCATCATCGAGCTAACCGACCATTACGGCACAATTCGCAACCGCGTTATCAGCTACCTGTTTCCGCTCTGCGTCATCGGGACGGTGGCTATGGCTTACGAGCTAATTGAGTGGGTGTACGCCGAGGTAGCCGGTGGCGATGCCGGTGCGGCTTTCCTCGGCAGCCAAGGCGACATCTGGGATGCGCAAAAAGATATGCTGGCCGATACGAGCGGCGCTGTTTTCGCTCTCCTTCTCTACGCGCTGTTCCATCGACGCAGAGAAGTATCCGCTTAG
- the hemC gene encoding hydroxymethylbilane synthase, with protein sequence MKKTVRIGTRGSRLALWQANHVAACLEQAGIMTEIVVITTTGDLVLDRSLDKIGAKGVFTEELEIGLRTGHVDIAVHSAKDVQSSIPADLELLAFMEREQVNDVVVSFQTDLNLHKPGLVLGTSSTRRKAMLKRFLPNTTTAEARGNLQTRLRKLEEGQYDALVLAYAGVHRMEYDSLIRHILPETQFVPATGQGSVAIECARSLESELKLELQRILDHGPTHICLAAERAFLRTMEGGCSIPSFALATLTTAGTVQLHGGLISLDGNNCLKKYSQLQLPMLMRLVYKWPRKY encoded by the coding sequence TTGAAAAAGACCGTTCGCATTGGCACCCGAGGTAGCAGATTGGCCCTATGGCAAGCCAACCATGTAGCCGCTTGCTTAGAGCAGGCCGGCATCATGACCGAAATAGTTGTTATCACTACCACCGGCGACCTTGTGCTAGACCGTTCGCTCGACAAGATTGGAGCGAAAGGCGTGTTTACCGAGGAATTAGAAATCGGTTTACGCACTGGCCACGTCGACATAGCGGTACACAGTGCAAAGGATGTGCAAAGCAGCATCCCTGCTGATTTGGAGCTGCTGGCGTTTATGGAGCGGGAGCAGGTAAATGACGTGGTAGTGAGCTTTCAGACTGATTTAAACCTTCACAAACCCGGTTTGGTGTTAGGCACGAGCAGTACCCGTCGGAAAGCCATGCTGAAACGGTTTTTGCCCAATACCACTACCGCTGAAGCACGTGGCAACCTCCAAACCCGCCTCCGCAAGCTGGAAGAAGGCCAATACGATGCGCTAGTGTTGGCGTACGCTGGAGTACACCGCATGGAGTATGATTCTCTTATCCGCCACATTTTACCCGAAACGCAGTTTGTGCCAGCTACCGGCCAAGGTAGTGTGGCTATTGAGTGCGCGCGCAGCCTGGAATCGGAATTGAAACTAGAGCTCCAGCGAATTCTCGATCATGGCCCTACTCATATCTGCCTAGCAGCAGAGCGGGCATTTCTGCGGACCATGGAAGGCGGGTGTAGTATCCCGTCCTTCGCCTTGGCAACGCTCACTACCGCTGGTACTGTTCAGCTGCATGGCGGCCTCATCAGCCTCGACGGGAACAACTGCTTGAAGAAGTACAGTCAGCTCCAACTACCGATGCTGATGCGCTTGGTGTACAAGTGGCCGAGAAAATATTAG
- a CDS encoding DNA polymerase III subunit → MRFSDIPGQQQVKQVLVQSVRRNHVAHAQLFRGAEGSGALALALAYSTFLNCEQRGAEDEDSCGQCPSCQKIDKLVHPDLNFIVPVTTTKAITKDAVSSKFMAEWRSFVLANPYQGLNDWMQHIGAENKQGSISKEESLQLLKLVSLKAFEAKFKIVVVWLPELMHPAAANAVLKLLEEPPPATVFLLVSYAPEQLLPTIISRVQPVVVRPLSENELTDWLHTTQQVPEVKARQLAQLSEGNPGTALAAQNAATDDHDYFTLFVKWMRLCYSNNVSEMLVTSDDFQKLGRENQKEFMQFALVLLRKVLLYGLDPQLVPHLPAAEQQFVTGFSRFVTPRNADPLTRELNEAHYHIERNANPRMVFVDVSLRVAELLKNAA, encoded by the coding sequence ATGCGTTTTTCTGATATACCGGGTCAGCAGCAGGTTAAGCAAGTATTGGTGCAGTCGGTGCGGCGCAACCATGTGGCGCACGCACAGCTGTTTCGTGGAGCCGAAGGATCGGGCGCGTTGGCCCTAGCGCTGGCGTACAGTACGTTCCTGAACTGTGAACAGCGCGGCGCTGAGGATGAAGATTCGTGCGGACAATGCCCAAGCTGTCAGAAAATCGACAAGCTGGTTCATCCTGACTTGAATTTCATTGTACCCGTCACAACCACTAAGGCCATAACCAAGGATGCTGTCAGCAGCAAGTTCATGGCTGAATGGCGCAGTTTCGTGCTAGCCAACCCTTACCAAGGGCTCAACGACTGGATGCAGCATATCGGCGCTGAAAACAAACAGGGCAGTATTTCCAAAGAAGAAAGTTTGCAATTGCTGAAGCTGGTGTCGCTGAAGGCGTTTGAGGCGAAGTTCAAGATTGTAGTAGTGTGGCTGCCCGAACTGATGCACCCAGCCGCCGCCAATGCCGTGCTGAAGCTGCTGGAAGAGCCGCCACCGGCTACCGTATTCTTGTTGGTGAGTTACGCACCCGAGCAGTTACTGCCTACCATCATCAGCAGAGTGCAACCCGTGGTAGTGCGCCCGCTTTCAGAAAACGAGCTCACTGATTGGCTGCACACGACACAACAAGTACCAGAAGTGAAAGCGCGACAGTTGGCGCAATTATCCGAAGGCAACCCTGGAACCGCCCTTGCCGCCCAAAACGCTGCCACTGACGACCACGATTATTTCACGCTGTTTGTGAAGTGGATGCGTCTTTGCTACAGCAACAACGTGAGCGAAATGCTCGTCACCAGCGACGACTTTCAGAAGCTCGGCCGCGAAAACCAAAAAGAATTCATGCAGTTCGCGCTGGTGCTCTTGCGCAAGGTGCTGCTCTACGGTCTCGATCCGCAGCTTGTGCCCCACTTGCCGGCCGCCGAGCAACAGTTTGTCACGGGCTTCAGCCGGTTCGTTACGCCCCGAAATGCCGATCCTCTCACGCGTGAGCTAAACGAAGCGCACTACCATATAGAACGCAATGCCAATCCGCGCATGGTATTCGTGGACGTGTCGTTGCGGGTGGCTGAGTTGTTGAAAAACGCTGCTTAA
- a CDS encoding putative sugar nucleotidyl transferase, with product MHVLLFDDPAIRPHLLPFTFTRPISGLRCGILTLAEKWQHRLQLPVGYLTELYLQAKYPAGSVQGPALVINGAICPSDMLVQQVQRLQAGEALYSDQTLVAAHLADASMVAELIQDGFQNTHEVEEPITIIQQVWHLFLYNGAEIRRDFDLLTKGRQSEPVGDAHTIVYAPENIFIEPGVKIRAAILNAENGPIYLGKNSQVHEGAIIRGRLR from the coding sequence ATGCACGTTCTGCTTTTCGATGACCCGGCCATCCGGCCGCACTTGCTGCCTTTCACGTTCACGCGGCCCATATCGGGTTTGCGCTGCGGTATACTTACGCTGGCCGAAAAATGGCAGCATCGGTTGCAGTTACCTGTTGGCTATCTCACAGAACTTTATTTGCAAGCAAAATACCCGGCTGGTTCCGTCCAAGGACCGGCGCTGGTAATCAATGGCGCTATTTGCCCCAGTGATATGCTTGTGCAGCAAGTGCAGCGCTTGCAAGCCGGAGAAGCGCTGTACAGCGACCAAACCTTAGTAGCAGCTCACTTAGCAGATGCTTCGATGGTGGCTGAGTTAATTCAGGACGGTTTTCAGAATACACACGAAGTAGAGGAGCCAATCACCATTATTCAGCAGGTATGGCATCTCTTTTTGTACAACGGCGCCGAAATTCGCCGCGACTTCGACTTGCTAACCAAAGGCCGCCAGTCAGAGCCGGTAGGCGATGCACACACGATAGTATATGCGCCGGAAAATATTTTTATCGAGCCTGGAGTTAAGATTCGAGCGGCTATTCTGAATGCTGAAAATGGACCAATTTATCTAGGCAAGAACTCCCAGGTTCATGAGGGAGCCATCATTCGGGGCCGTTTGCGCTAG
- a CDS encoding type B 50S ribosomal protein L31 — protein sequence MKKNIHPEYREVVFQDTSSGFKFITRSTMNSNETVTMEDGKSYPVIKVEVSSESHPFYTGKNVLLDTAGRVEKFRNRYQKK from the coding sequence ATGAAAAAGAACATTCACCCCGAGTATCGCGAAGTCGTGTTTCAGGACACTTCGAGCGGATTTAAATTCATCACCCGCTCGACGATGAACTCCAACGAGACCGTCACGATGGAAGACGGTAAGAGCTACCCCGTCATCAAGGTGGAGGTGAGCAGCGAGTCGCACCCCTTCTACACTGGCAAAAACGTGCTTCTCGACACGGCTGGCCGCGTAGAAAAATTCCGCAACCGCTACCAGAAAAAATAA
- the rdgB gene encoding RdgB/HAM1 family non-canonical purine NTP pyrophosphatase, translating into MRLCFASNNSHKLDEIRPLLPAGTELLSLADIGCQEELPETQDTLVGNARQKALYVWEHYGVPCFADDTGLEVTSLHGAPGVYSARYAGPQRLAADNVAKLLQELQGHSDRSAQFKTVVALVLPDGTVHEFAGAVEGTVTETPSGGGGFGYDPVFQPLEGDGRTFAEMTTEEKNQISHRARAVAGLVAFLNQATS; encoded by the coding sequence ATGCGTCTTTGCTTTGCTTCCAACAATTCTCATAAGCTTGATGAAATACGACCACTGCTACCGGCAGGCACTGAATTGCTGAGTTTAGCTGACATTGGCTGCCAAGAGGAGTTGCCTGAAACGCAGGATACATTAGTCGGAAATGCCCGGCAGAAGGCGCTGTATGTGTGGGAGCATTATGGAGTTCCGTGCTTCGCCGACGATACGGGCTTAGAGGTTACATCCTTACACGGGGCGCCCGGCGTGTACTCAGCTCGCTATGCTGGCCCGCAGCGGTTGGCGGCTGATAACGTAGCGAAGTTGCTGCAAGAATTGCAGGGTCACTCCGACCGTTCAGCCCAGTTCAAAACGGTAGTGGCCCTCGTGTTGCCAGACGGCACCGTGCACGAATTTGCGGGAGCGGTGGAAGGCACTGTTACGGAAACCCCGAGCGGTGGTGGTGGCTTTGGCTATGACCCGGTGTTTCAACCCCTAGAAGGTGATGGCCGCACGTTTGCCGAAATGACAACCGAAGAAAAGAATCAGATAAGCCACCGTGCCCGCGCCGTGGCAGGACTGGTAGCTTTTTTAAACCAGGCTACTTCTTGA